A single window of Vigna unguiculata cultivar IT97K-499-35 chromosome 1, ASM411807v1, whole genome shotgun sequence DNA harbors:
- the LOC114182003 gene encoding uncharacterized protein LOC114182003, whose amino-acid sequence MVDMIRGQSLGDAFSSGVAVAPNLGAFWGVAILFVSSNVAGRKMRSSLPMPLTSVKTLNGTNFEDWKESLDLYLATTNMDFSLREAEPSALTLESTIVQRASREKWEHSNRVCLMVMRYTMEKSIRQSIPDNDNAKDFMRSVGEKFKTFAKAQKGQYLSLLEKTKYDGVSGVHEHMMKLVHYYNKLKSLKVDLGDSYLIWQVMESLPSQFDVLKTSYNTQKGGMDN is encoded by the exons ATGGTGGACATGATTCGCGGTCAAAGTCTTGGTGACGCATTCTCAAGCGGCGTTGCAGTGGCTCCCAATTTGGGTGCGTTTTGGGGAGTTGCGATCTTGTTTGTGTCTAGTAATGTTGCAGGGAGGAAGATGAGGT CTTCTTTGCCTATGCCATTGACTTCAGTCAAAACTTTAAATGGGACAAATTTTGAGGATTGGAAAGAATCTTTGGATTTGTATCTAGCAACTACCAACATGGATTTTTCCTTGAGAGAAGCAGAACCTTCAGCTCTTACGCTTGAGTCCACTATTGTCCAGAGAGCTTCTCGTGAAAAATGGGAACACTCGAACAGGGTGTGCCTGATGGTGATGAGATATACCATGGAGAAGTCTATTCGACAGAGCATTCCGGATAATGACAATGCTAAGGATTTTATGAGATCAGTTGGTGAGAAGTTTAAAACTTTTGCTAAAGCTCAAAAGGGTCAATATCTGTCACTTCTTGAGAAGACCAAATATGATGGTGTCAGTGGTGTTCATGAGCATATGATGAAGCTTGTGCACTATTATAACAAACTCAAATCTCTAAAGGTAGATCTTGGTGATAGTTACTTGATTTGGCAGGTTATGGAATCTCTTCCTTCTCAGTTTGATGTGTTGAAGACTTCTTACAACACTCAAAAAGGAGGAATGGACAATTGA